A stretch of the Clostridium fungisolvens genome encodes the following:
- a CDS encoding vWA domain-containing protein has product MNFDIRRRELLREVTTWESENDVNESFKRGFNELIEQVIISMLEKEDNFFGQFLVQVKRCIKLDITWPIATEPLISGFNMYFNPVLFLQCELKEMQALFKHEIYHIMLGHYERQRALRNKYSNIAISKAMDIAVNQYIEHLPAWCDRLYTVNLEYELELKEDMTMEQYAEEIQKAITKKGKKAIVKTKENIATSINVESAHDTWENSSISEDILKEIKKKTALNAYKGKAPKNIEKYILALDEKPEIQWSDYLKKLIPSVRCGYKKTITRKDRRQPERLDLRGKLPSVLPKILVAIDISASMSDKEVNNIMIEILAISKSRSAEITVIECDNEIRRVYELTSPKDIKKRISKSGATKFSPVFEYMKKENMRNHILIYFTDGVGEQDLTVKPINKDILWVLTGKEELSLKKYPGIVKRLTREETIKYGYDYGLQAMRDVIHDWAR; this is encoded by the coding sequence ATGAATTTTGATATAAGAAGAAGAGAGTTACTGAGGGAAGTAACCACTTGGGAAAGTGAAAATGATGTTAATGAGAGTTTTAAAAGAGGCTTTAATGAGTTAATAGAACAAGTGATAATAAGTATGCTAGAAAAAGAAGATAACTTTTTTGGTCAATTTCTTGTACAAGTAAAGAGATGTATTAAACTAGATATAACTTGGCCGATAGCTACTGAGCCACTTATATCAGGCTTTAACATGTATTTTAATCCGGTTTTATTTCTTCAATGCGAGCTTAAGGAAATGCAGGCACTTTTTAAACATGAAATCTATCATATAATGTTAGGGCATTATGAAAGGCAACGGGCTTTAAGAAATAAATATTCTAATATAGCTATAAGTAAGGCTATGGATATAGCTGTAAACCAATATATTGAGCATCTTCCTGCTTGGTGTGACAGACTATATACTGTGAACTTAGAATATGAGCTTGAACTTAAGGAAGATATGACAATGGAGCAGTATGCTGAGGAAATACAGAAAGCAATAACTAAAAAGGGTAAGAAGGCAATAGTAAAAACTAAAGAGAATATAGCTACAAGTATTAATGTAGAAAGTGCTCATGACACTTGGGAAAATTCTAGTATATCTGAAGATATATTAAAAGAGATAAAGAAAAAAACTGCCCTAAATGCTTATAAAGGGAAAGCTCCTAAAAATATTGAAAAATATATATTAGCGCTAGATGAAAAACCTGAAATTCAATGGAGTGATTACTTAAAAAAGTTAATACCTTCTGTAAGATGTGGATATAAAAAAACAATTACCCGTAAGGATAGAAGACAGCCAGAGAGATTAGATTTAAGGGGGAAGCTTCCAAGTGTATTGCCTAAAATTTTAGTGGCTATTGATATAAGTGCATCTATGAGTGATAAAGAAGTAAATAATATAATGATTGAGATTTTGGCAATATCAAAAAGTAGAAGTGCAGAAATCACAGTGATCGAATGTGACAACGAAATAAGAAGAGTATATGAATTAACATCTCCAAAAGATATAAAAAAGAGAATAAGTAAAAGTGGAGCAACTAAATTTTCACCAGTGTTTGAATATATGAAGAAAGAGAATATGAGGAATCATATTTTAATATATTTTACTGATGGGGTAGGTGAACAAGACCTTACTGTAAAACCAATAAATAAAGATATCCTATGGGTACTTACTGGTAAGGAAGAACTTAGCTTGAAGAAGTATCCTGGAAT